From one Leifsonia soli genomic stretch:
- the ftsH gene encoding ATP-dependent zinc metalloprotease FtsH, which yields MNVKKIFRGPILYVVLAIIIVWIGSSLITMSGFKSVSTQKGLEYLSQDKVSSAKIVDGENRVDLTLKEPDGNLGNQVQFYYVTPRGQDVVKAVDDANLPKGYDDEVPQPNWFVNILGFLIPALLIGVFFWIMISGMQGGGNKVMQFGKSRAKLVTKETPKVTFDDVAGSDEAIEELQEIKDFLKEPAKFQAVGARIPKGVLLYGPPGTGKTLLARAVAGEAGVPFYSISGSDFVEMFVGVGASRVRDLFQQAKENSPAIIFIDEIDAVGRHRGAGLGGGHDEREQTLNQLLVEMDGFDPKTNVILIAATNRPDILDPALLRPGRFDRQIGVDAPDLLGRKKILEVHGRGKPLAASVDLEVLARKTPGFTGADLANVLNEAALLTARSNAQLIDNRALDEAVDRVIAGPQKRTRVMKDQEKLITAYHEGGHALAAAAMRHTDPVTKITILPRGRALGYTMVLPLEDKYSITRNELLDQLAYAMGGRVAEEIVFHDPTTGASNDIEKATSIARKMVTEYGMSADIGSVKLGQANGEMFLGRDMGHQRDYSERIAERVDAEVRALIEKAHDEAWEVLNENRAVLDRLAASLLEHETLDHNQIAEIFADVKKLPERPQWLSSDKRPISDVPPIPFPKAPIDAGAVDGGVDSEPPAAKPKRSPAIKPRPATA from the coding sequence ATGAACGTCAAGAAGATCTTCCGCGGCCCGATTCTGTACGTCGTGCTGGCGATCATCATCGTGTGGATCGGCTCCAGCCTCATCACGATGTCGGGCTTCAAGAGCGTTTCGACGCAGAAGGGCCTGGAGTACCTCTCCCAGGACAAGGTGTCGAGCGCGAAGATCGTCGACGGCGAGAACCGCGTCGACCTGACGCTCAAGGAGCCGGACGGCAACCTGGGCAACCAGGTGCAGTTCTACTACGTCACCCCGCGCGGCCAGGACGTCGTGAAGGCGGTCGACGACGCGAACCTCCCCAAGGGCTACGACGACGAGGTCCCGCAGCCGAACTGGTTCGTCAACATCCTCGGCTTCCTCATCCCGGCACTCCTCATCGGCGTGTTCTTCTGGATCATGATCTCCGGCATGCAGGGCGGCGGGAACAAGGTCATGCAGTTCGGCAAGTCGCGGGCGAAGCTCGTGACCAAGGAGACGCCGAAGGTCACCTTCGACGACGTCGCCGGGTCGGACGAGGCGATCGAAGAGCTGCAGGAGATCAAGGACTTCCTGAAGGAGCCGGCCAAGTTCCAGGCGGTCGGCGCCCGTATCCCGAAGGGCGTGCTGCTGTACGGCCCTCCCGGAACGGGCAAGACCCTGCTCGCCCGCGCCGTCGCGGGTGAGGCCGGTGTGCCCTTCTACTCGATCTCGGGTTCCGACTTCGTCGAGATGTTCGTCGGCGTCGGCGCGAGCCGCGTCCGCGACCTGTTCCAGCAGGCGAAGGAGAACTCGCCCGCGATCATCTTCATCGACGAGATCGACGCGGTCGGCCGTCACCGCGGCGCCGGACTCGGCGGCGGGCACGACGAGCGCGAGCAGACGCTGAACCAGCTCCTGGTGGAGATGGACGGCTTCGACCCCAAGACCAACGTCATCCTCATCGCGGCGACCAACCGTCCCGACATCCTCGACCCCGCGCTGCTGCGCCCCGGCCGCTTCGACCGCCAGATCGGCGTGGATGCGCCCGACCTGCTCGGTCGGAAGAAGATCCTCGAGGTGCACGGCCGCGGCAAGCCGCTGGCGGCATCGGTCGACCTCGAGGTGCTCGCCCGCAAGACGCCGGGCTTCACCGGCGCCGACCTGGCCAACGTCCTCAACGAGGCCGCCCTGCTCACCGCCCGGTCGAACGCGCAGCTGATCGACAACCGCGCGCTGGACGAGGCCGTCGACCGCGTCATCGCCGGTCCGCAGAAGCGCACCAGGGTCATGAAGGACCAGGAGAAGCTCATCACGGCGTACCACGAGGGCGGACACGCGCTCGCCGCCGCGGCGATGCGCCACACCGACCCCGTGACGAAGATCACCATCCTGCCGCGCGGCCGTGCCCTCGGCTACACGATGGTGCTCCCGCTGGAGGACAAGTACTCCATCACCCGCAACGAGCTGCTCGACCAGCTCGCCTACGCCATGGGCGGTCGCGTGGCCGAGGAGATCGTGTTCCACGACCCGACCACCGGCGCCTCGAACGACATCGAGAAGGCGACCTCCATCGCCCGCAAGATGGTCACCGAGTACGGCATGAGCGCCGACATCGGCTCGGTCAAGCTCGGCCAGGCGAACGGCGAGATGTTCCTCGGCCGCGACATGGGCCACCAGCGCGACTACTCCGAGCGGATCGCCGAGCGGGTCGACGCCGAAGTGCGCGCCCTCATCGAGAAGGCGCACGACGAGGCGTGGGAGGTGCTCAACGAGAACCGCGCAGTCCTCGATCGTCTGGCCGCGTCGCTCCTCGAGCACGAGACCCTCGACCACAACCAGATCGCCGAGATCTTCGCCGACGTGAAGAAGCTGCCGGAGCGCCCGCAGTGGCTGTCCAGCGACAAGCGTCCGATCTCGGATGTCCCGCCCATCCCGTTCCCCAAGGCCCCGATCGACGCGGGCGCGGTGGACGGCGGCGTCGACTCCGAGCCGCCGGCGGCGAAGCCGAAGCGTTCGCCCGCGATCAAGCCGCGCCCGGCGACCGCCTAG
- the hpt gene encoding hypoxanthine phosphoribosyltransferase: MELTDVQNDLTEILITEEQIRSRIAELAREVERDYAGKDVLLIGVLKGAVMVMADLSRELRIPVTMDWMAVSSYGSGTQSSGVVRILKDLDTDLSGKTVLIVEDIIDSGLTLSWLLSNLRSRGPESIEIFTLLRKPDAARVEIDVKYVGFDIPNQFVVGYGLDYDERYRTLRGVGILAPAVYS, encoded by the coding sequence ATGGAACTCACGGACGTTCAGAACGACCTGACCGAGATTCTGATCACCGAGGAGCAGATCCGCTCCCGCATCGCCGAGCTGGCCCGGGAGGTGGAGCGGGACTACGCCGGCAAGGACGTCCTGCTGATCGGCGTCCTGAAGGGCGCGGTCATGGTGATGGCCGACCTCTCCCGTGAGCTGCGCATCCCCGTCACGATGGACTGGATGGCCGTCAGCTCGTACGGCAGCGGGACGCAGTCCAGCGGCGTCGTCCGCATCCTGAAAGACCTCGACACCGACCTCAGCGGCAAGACCGTCCTGATCGTCGAGGACATCATCGACTCGGGTCTCACGCTCTCCTGGCTGCTGTCGAACCTGCGCAGCCGCGGCCCGGAGTCCATCGAGATCTTCACCCTGCTCCGCAAGCCGGATGCCGCGCGCGTCGAGATCGACGTGAAGTACGTCGGCTTCGACATCCCCAACCAGTTCGTGGTGGGCTACGGCCTCGACTACGACGAGCGCTACCGCACCCTGCGCGGGGTCGGAATCCTGGCCCCCGCCGTCTACAGCTGA
- the tilS gene encoding tRNA lysidine(34) synthetase TilS, protein MHLDGSEAGQASPDPQRRPRLTPPIADARRAVRTALAAAAALPEVDPHDDHGPERPSPLHPGALVLVGLSGGADSLALAAATAFEAPRNGFRAGAVIVDHGLQPGSDAVAARAAEQASTLGLDPVIVDRVAVEGDGGPEGAARAARHAAFDRARVATGAERILLAHTLDDQAETVLLGLARGSGPSSLQGMLPDTGRLLRPFLGLRRTQTRAFCADSLLEPWDDPHNDDPSYTRVRVRTTVLPVLERELGPGVAEALARTAEQLREDDEALDGLALEWALELVSQTDDGAVALDVRGLAADPAALRQRIIRLVVSAEFGVSLTRAHTLAVAALITDWHGQGPVDLPGVRVVRQNGLLTFHPTT, encoded by the coding sequence ATGCACCTCGACGGATCGGAGGCCGGGCAGGCCTCGCCCGACCCGCAGCGCCGCCCGCGCCTGACCCCGCCGATCGCCGACGCCCGCCGCGCCGTCCGCACGGCGCTCGCTGCGGCGGCGGCCCTGCCGGAGGTCGACCCGCACGACGACCACGGTCCGGAGCGGCCATCGCCCCTCCACCCGGGAGCGCTCGTCCTGGTCGGCCTGAGCGGGGGAGCGGACTCGCTCGCCCTCGCCGCGGCGACCGCCTTCGAGGCGCCCAGGAACGGATTCCGTGCCGGTGCGGTGATCGTCGACCACGGCCTGCAGCCCGGCTCGGATGCCGTGGCCGCCCGTGCCGCGGAGCAGGCGAGCACCCTGGGTCTCGACCCGGTGATCGTCGACCGCGTCGCCGTCGAGGGCGACGGTGGCCCCGAGGGCGCGGCGCGTGCGGCCCGTCACGCCGCGTTCGACCGCGCTCGCGTAGCCACCGGCGCCGAGCGCATCCTGCTGGCCCACACGCTCGACGACCAGGCGGAGACGGTCCTCCTCGGCCTCGCCCGCGGCTCCGGCCCGTCGAGCCTGCAGGGGATGCTGCCCGACACGGGCCGCCTGCTGCGCCCCTTCCTCGGCCTCCGCCGCACTCAGACGCGGGCCTTCTGCGCCGACAGCCTGCTGGAGCCCTGGGACGACCCGCACAACGACGACCCCTCTTACACGCGCGTGCGCGTGCGCACGACGGTGCTCCCGGTGCTGGAGCGTGAGCTCGGGCCCGGGGTCGCCGAGGCCCTCGCGCGGACGGCCGAGCAGCTGCGCGAGGACGACGAGGCGCTCGACGGCCTCGCGCTGGAATGGGCGCTGGAACTGGTCAGCCAGACCGACGACGGCGCGGTCGCGCTCGACGTCCGCGGTCTGGCGGCCGACCCCGCGGCGCTCCGCCAGCGCATCATCCGGCTGGTGGTCTCCGCGGAGTTCGGCGTGTCCCTCACGCGTGCCCACACGCTCGCGGTCGCGGCGCTCATCACCGACTGGCACGGACAGGGGCCGGTCGACCTGCCAGGCGTTAGAGTGGTCAGGCAGAACGGGCTGCTCACGTTTCACCCCACCACGTAA
- a CDS encoding inorganic diphosphatase: protein MAEYDVVIEIPKGSRNKYEVDHETGRVYLDRVLFTSFVYPTDYGFFENTLGDDGDPLDALVLLEYPVFPGVGVKVRPVAVLNMSDEAGGDAKVIAVPYKDPRWQHIQDVDDIPEQTRKEIEHFFARYKDLEPGKFVNIEGWGDAAEADGLIQKAIAKLAAGGH from the coding sequence ATGGCCGAATACGACGTCGTCATCGAGATCCCGAAGGGGAGCCGCAACAAGTACGAGGTGGACCACGAGACGGGTCGCGTGTACCTCGACCGCGTGCTGTTCACCAGCTTCGTCTACCCGACCGACTACGGCTTCTTCGAGAACACGCTGGGCGACGACGGCGACCCGCTGGACGCCCTGGTGCTGCTCGAGTACCCGGTGTTCCCGGGCGTCGGCGTGAAGGTCCGCCCGGTCGCCGTGCTCAACATGAGCGATGAGGCCGGCGGCGACGCGAAGGTCATCGCGGTGCCCTACAAGGACCCGCGCTGGCAGCACATCCAGGATGTGGACGACATCCCGGAGCAGACCCGCAAGGAGATCGAGCACTTCTTCGCCCGCTACAAGGACCTCGAGCCGGGCAAGTTCGTCAACATCGAGGGCTGGGGCGACGCGGCCGAGGCCGACGGCCTCATCCAGAAGGCGATCGCGAAGCTCGCCGCCGGGGGCCACTGA
- a CDS encoding NlpC/P60 family protein: MANQNEKSSRVRPGLAIGAGVMGAVTASIGIVTPAQAVDYPSWNDVQQAKNNVANQQAMIDNITTLIGNLQSSVDAARIASEKAAEAYFQAKDALDAATAKAADLEKQAGAAAEKAKTSKMRAGLLASHLAKSGGGDVTTDLMLKGGGSGDAADKLLFQLGTMSKLTEQSKAVYEQATKDKNTADALTAQAKSAKTEREALAAEADKALAAAQSAQAAAQSALATQQQKSTELVAQLATLKNTSTQTEAAYLQGEQVKAQQEAARKAQEEALRQQQQQQAAAPKPPASSGGGGGGGSAPAAPNGNVVQTAISYARAQLGKPYIFGGEGPVGYDCSGLTMKAYAYAGLYIGSHSVNNQYYTAANRGQLVSYSAKQAGDLIFWGSGPGDFYHVGIYIGGGMMIAAPTEGDVVKVQSVWGSPWRLVARPSA, from the coding sequence TTGGCTAACCAGAACGAGAAGAGCAGCCGGGTCCGTCCGGGCCTCGCCATCGGTGCGGGTGTCATGGGCGCGGTCACGGCATCCATCGGCATCGTCACCCCTGCTCAGGCGGTCGACTACCCGTCGTGGAACGACGTCCAGCAGGCCAAGAACAACGTGGCCAACCAGCAGGCGATGATCGACAACATCACCACGCTGATCGGCAACCTCCAGTCCAGCGTGGATGCCGCCCGCATCGCTTCGGAGAAGGCGGCGGAAGCCTACTTCCAGGCCAAGGACGCGCTCGACGCGGCCACGGCGAAGGCCGCCGACCTCGAGAAGCAGGCGGGGGCCGCGGCCGAGAAGGCCAAGACCTCGAAGATGCGCGCCGGGCTCCTCGCCTCCCACCTGGCGAAGTCGGGCGGCGGGGACGTCACCACCGACCTGATGTTGAAGGGTGGGGGATCCGGCGACGCGGCGGACAAACTGCTGTTCCAGCTCGGCACGATGAGCAAGCTGACGGAGCAGTCGAAGGCGGTCTACGAGCAGGCGACGAAGGACAAGAACACCGCCGACGCGCTGACCGCGCAGGCCAAGTCCGCCAAGACCGAGCGCGAAGCCCTGGCCGCCGAGGCGGACAAGGCGCTGGCCGCGGCGCAGTCCGCGCAGGCGGCCGCGCAGTCCGCCCTCGCGACGCAGCAGCAGAAGTCGACGGAGCTCGTCGCCCAGCTCGCCACGCTGAAGAACACCTCGACCCAGACCGAGGCCGCGTATCTGCAGGGGGAGCAGGTGAAGGCGCAGCAGGAGGCCGCGCGCAAGGCGCAGGAGGAGGCGCTCCGGCAGCAGCAACAGCAGCAGGCCGCGGCGCCCAAGCCGCCGGCCTCGTCCGGCGGTGGGGGCGGCGGAGGGTCGGCGCCGGCCGCCCCGAACGGCAACGTCGTGCAGACGGCGATCTCGTACGCGCGCGCGCAGCTCGGCAAGCCGTACATCTTCGGCGGCGAGGGTCCTGTCGGCTACGACTGCTCCGGCCTGACCATGAAGGCGTACGCCTACGCCGGCCTCTACATCGGCTCCCACTCGGTGAACAACCAGTACTACACCGCCGCCAACCGGGGCCAGCTCGTCTCGTACAGCGCCAAGCAGGCCGGCGACCTGATCTTCTGGGGCAGCGGTCCCGGGGACTTCTACCACGTCGGCATCTACATCGGCGGCGGCATGATGATCGCGGCTCCGACCGAGGGCGACGTCGTCAAGGTGCAGTCCGTCTGGGGCTCCCCCTGGCGCCTGGTCGCCCGTCCCAGCGCCTGA
- a CDS encoding peptidoglycan DD-metalloendopeptidase family protein, whose amino-acid sequence MRRETTSRTVPPTTRGERRRAVLGARATRALAALVVGVVASIGAVAAPAYADNYPSWQDVQAAKANEAAASAQVNRINGLIAQLQQEVADTQAAAVKRGEELEAAQADFDKAAIQASNLESQAAASQKKADDASAQAGKLAAQLYRTGGRNLTANLFLSGNNATSTSPEQLLSDLGSMSKLVEQSNKVYSDAKAAQNTAKSLSDQATVAKAERERLRVVAEAAMQAAIEAAKAAQDKLAEQQKQIVIMQAQLAALKDATAQTVAGYQAGVAAAAAAAAARGSGGLPGGYVGPQGWAVPAAGPITDGFGARPSPGGVGSTYHLGIDIGASCNAPIYAAHDGTVVYAGPNGSYGNFVLIDNGGGIQTGYAHIRNGGIMVGIGQQVGAGQPIARVGTTGASTGCHLHYEVRVGGEKIDGIPFMRDRQAPLG is encoded by the coding sequence ATGAGACGCGAAACGACCAGCCGAACGGTTCCCCCGACCACCCGCGGCGAACGCCGCCGGGCGGTCCTCGGCGCCCGCGCGACGCGAGCCCTCGCCGCCCTCGTCGTGGGTGTCGTCGCCTCGATCGGCGCCGTCGCCGCCCCCGCCTACGCCGACAACTATCCGAGCTGGCAGGATGTTCAGGCCGCGAAGGCCAATGAAGCGGCCGCCTCCGCTCAGGTCAACCGCATCAACGGCCTCATCGCCCAGCTCCAGCAGGAGGTGGCCGACACGCAGGCCGCCGCGGTCAAGCGCGGCGAAGAGCTCGAGGCCGCTCAAGCGGACTTCGACAAGGCCGCGATCCAGGCGTCCAATCTCGAGTCCCAGGCAGCCGCGAGCCAGAAGAAGGCGGACGACGCGAGCGCGCAGGCGGGCAAGCTCGCCGCCCAGCTCTACCGCACCGGCGGCCGGAACCTCACGGCCAACCTCTTCCTCAGCGGCAACAACGCGACCTCCACGAGTCCGGAGCAGCTGCTCTCCGACCTCGGCAGCATGTCGAAGCTGGTGGAGCAGTCCAACAAGGTGTACTCCGACGCCAAGGCCGCGCAGAACACCGCGAAATCGCTGTCCGATCAGGCGACCGTCGCCAAGGCCGAGCGCGAGCGTCTGCGCGTCGTCGCAGAGGCGGCGATGCAGGCGGCGATCGAGGCGGCGAAAGCGGCGCAGGACAAACTCGCCGAGCAGCAGAAGCAGATCGTCATCATGCAGGCGCAGCTCGCCGCGCTCAAGGACGCGACGGCGCAGACCGTCGCCGGTTATCAGGCCGGCGTCGCGGCTGCTGCCGCAGCGGCAGCAGCCCGCGGTTCCGGCGGACTCCCCGGCGGCTACGTCGGACCGCAGGGGTGGGCGGTGCCCGCAGCCGGTCCGATCACCGACGGCTTCGGCGCCCGTCCGTCTCCCGGCGGCGTCGGCAGCACCTACCACCTGGGTATCGACATCGGCGCTTCCTGCAACGCGCCGATCTACGCGGCCCACGACGGCACGGTCGTCTACGCAGGACCCAACGGGTCGTACGGAAACTTCGTCCTGATCGACAACGGCGGCGGCATCCAGACCGGGTACGCGCACATCCGCAACGGCGGCATCATGGTCGGCATCGGCCAGCAGGTCGGAGCCGGCCAGCCCATCGCCCGCGTCGGGACGACCGGCGCCTCCACCGGATGCCACCTCCACTACGAGGTGCGGGTCGGCGGCGAGAAGATCGACGGCATCCCCTTCATGAGAGACAGGCAGGCCCCCCTTGGCTAA
- a CDS encoding transglycosylase domain-containing protein, whose product MGIVRRLGAFCAFIAMSAVAGLCATAAVVPGAWMVGTTGAGGVAAFESLPGYLEIGPLAQPTTIFATDSDGVDHALATFYAQNRLPVRLDQMSAAVSDAAIAAEDPRFFRHGGLDIQGTVRGAIATAMGGSVQGGSSITQQYVKNVLLQKCEALPSKTADEQAKASACVAEATGVSARRKVREIRLAIGLEKRYTKKQILQGYLNIAGFGGTVYGIEAAARYYFGTTAAALTPAQAASLIAIVNEPSALRIDEPASTTNGATNGYALNKQRRDYILGKMLEYHRLTRIEYAAAVATPVQPHITPSVRGCQVAGGAAYFCDYVQRIFLNDPAFGADEDTRIARFNRGGYAIYTSLDLDLQHAAEAVLADWVPQAYDRADLGAVLVGVQPGTGRVLYMAQNKEYTQSPTDTGAEFSAVNFATDQRYGGSRGFQVGSTYKVFTLAQWLSEGHSLSETVNADYRTYRQSSFTDTCGGPWTGTYRPVNDSSGETGRQSALRATALSINTAFIAMAHQLDLCAIAHRAQGFDVHTATGGPLNTNPSSVLGTNTIAPLTMATAFAGIANGGVTCTPVAIDRILDSAGDVVAAPKSDCRRSVSARVAEKMAVALQAVTRWGTAADLNRTSSPMLAKTGTTDSNEQIWLVAATTRIAGAYWIGNVSGHANMRVIRPSHGMTPAASRVKVMRTMMSAAVAKYGGESFGGSD is encoded by the coding sequence ATGGGCATCGTTCGGAGACTCGGCGCGTTCTGCGCGTTCATCGCCATGAGTGCCGTGGCCGGTCTCTGCGCCACAGCCGCCGTCGTGCCGGGAGCATGGATGGTGGGTACGACGGGAGCAGGAGGCGTTGCGGCGTTCGAGAGCCTTCCCGGCTATCTCGAGATCGGACCTCTCGCGCAACCCACGACCATCTTCGCCACGGATTCCGACGGCGTCGATCACGCTCTCGCGACGTTCTACGCTCAGAACCGCCTCCCCGTCCGCCTCGACCAGATGTCCGCGGCCGTGAGCGACGCGGCCATCGCCGCCGAGGATCCGCGATTCTTCCGGCACGGCGGTCTGGACATCCAGGGGACCGTCCGCGGTGCCATCGCCACGGCGATGGGAGGGTCCGTGCAGGGCGGTTCGTCGATCACTCAGCAGTATGTCAAGAACGTCCTCCTGCAGAAATGCGAGGCGTTGCCGTCGAAGACCGCCGATGAGCAGGCGAAGGCGAGCGCCTGCGTCGCCGAGGCGACCGGCGTCAGTGCGCGCCGGAAGGTGCGGGAGATCCGGCTGGCGATCGGACTGGAGAAGCGGTACACCAAGAAGCAGATCCTCCAGGGCTACCTCAACATCGCGGGTTTCGGCGGCACCGTGTACGGGATCGAGGCAGCGGCGAGATACTACTTCGGCACGACGGCGGCAGCGCTGACCCCGGCCCAGGCCGCGAGCCTGATCGCCATCGTGAACGAGCCGAGCGCACTCCGGATCGACGAGCCTGCGTCCACGACGAACGGTGCGACGAACGGCTATGCGCTCAACAAGCAGCGCCGGGACTACATCCTCGGCAAGATGCTCGAATATCACCGTCTGACCCGGATCGAGTACGCCGCCGCCGTCGCGACGCCCGTCCAGCCGCACATCACCCCGTCCGTCCGCGGATGCCAAGTGGCCGGCGGTGCCGCCTACTTCTGCGACTACGTGCAGCGCATCTTCCTGAACGACCCGGCGTTCGGTGCCGACGAAGACACCCGCATCGCGCGGTTCAACCGCGGTGGATACGCGATCTATACGAGTCTCGACCTGGACCTGCAACACGCGGCCGAAGCGGTCCTGGCCGATTGGGTTCCCCAGGCCTACGACCGAGCAGACCTGGGCGCCGTCCTCGTCGGCGTGCAACCGGGGACCGGCCGCGTGCTCTACATGGCACAGAACAAGGAGTACACGCAAAGCCCGACCGATACGGGAGCCGAATTCAGCGCCGTCAACTTCGCGACGGACCAGCGATACGGAGGCTCGCGCGGCTTCCAGGTGGGCTCCACCTACAAAGTCTTCACGCTGGCGCAGTGGCTCTCCGAGGGGCACTCGCTCTCCGAGACCGTGAACGCCGACTATCGGACCTACCGGCAGTCGAGCTTCACGGACACCTGCGGAGGCCCGTGGACGGGCACGTACCGGCCGGTGAACGACTCTTCGGGAGAAACCGGGCGGCAGAGTGCGCTCCGGGCGACCGCCCTCTCGATCAACACGGCGTTCATCGCGATGGCCCATCAGCTCGATCTGTGTGCCATCGCCCACCGTGCTCAGGGCTTCGACGTCCATACCGCGACTGGGGGGCCACTCAACACCAACCCCTCCTCCGTGCTGGGGACCAACACGATCGCGCCGCTGACGATGGCCACGGCTTTCGCGGGGATCGCGAACGGCGGCGTCACCTGCACGCCGGTCGCGATCGACCGCATCCTCGACAGCGCAGGGGACGTCGTCGCTGCGCCGAAATCAGATTGCCGGCGGTCGGTGTCCGCGCGCGTCGCGGAGAAGATGGCCGTCGCCCTGCAAGCCGTCACCCGGTGGGGGACCGCTGCCGATCTGAATCGGACGTCGTCGCCGATGCTCGCCAAGACCGGCACGACGGATTCCAATGAGCAGATCTGGCTGGTGGCGGCCACCACGCGGATCGCCGGTGCCTACTGGATCGGCAATGTCAGCGGGCATGCGAACATGCGGGTGATCAGGCCGTCGCACGGCATGACGCCCGCCGCGTCCCGGGTGAAGGTCATGCGCACGATGATGTCCGCAGCGGTCGCCAAGTACGGTGGCGAGTCGTTCGGCGGATCCGACTGA
- a CDS encoding DUF4440 domain-containing protein, with amino-acid sequence MEALSLENLVRIESAGWDALCSSQGGAFYTELMTRDAVMILVDGSVLDRTTIAASLDGAPPWSSYELTDVRRLPLGADSAALLYRARATRDGQAAPFVAHMTSVYTAMDGRPRLALYQQTLLTS; translated from the coding sequence GTGGAGGCACTGTCGCTCGAGAACCTGGTGCGGATCGAGTCCGCGGGCTGGGACGCCCTCTGCTCCTCGCAGGGAGGCGCGTTCTACACGGAGCTGATGACACGCGACGCCGTGATGATCCTGGTGGACGGGAGCGTGCTCGATCGGACGACGATCGCAGCGAGCCTGGACGGCGCGCCGCCCTGGAGCTCCTACGAGTTGACGGATGTGCGGCGCCTCCCGCTCGGCGCGGACTCGGCTGCCCTCCTCTACCGGGCGCGAGCGACGCGCGATGGGCAGGCGGCCCCCTTCGTCGCCCACATGACGAGCGTCTACACGGCGATGGACGGCCGTCCCCGCCTGGCCCTCTATCAGCAGACGTTGCTCACGTCGTGA
- a CDS encoding phytoene desaturase family protein, translating into MTQLDAVVVGSGPNGLAAAVTLARAGLSVELFERNATIGGGMRTSELTLPGFHHDVCSAVHPLALTSPFFRRFQLERRVRFHVPELSYAHPLDGGRAGLAFRDLDRTVDLLGVDGGRWRSLFAPLVEEVDALARISGSSPLRMPRHPVTAFRLAERLLWQGGPAWNAGFRDEMAPAMLTGVFAHSTLSLPRLAAAATGLVLATDAHARGWPIPAGGSQAIADALAADFEANGGRIVLGAEIRSLGDLPSARAYMFDVSARGLARIAGDALPGRYRARLERFRHGNGIAKVDFALSDPVPWADPEVRRAGTVHLGGRRSAVARSENAVARGRLDDRPYVLVSQPSAFDPSRAPAGRHVLWAYTHVPARSPADRTEAVVAQIERFAPGFKDTILATASRTADDIERYNPNYVGGDIATGKAGLLQLVRRPVVSLDPWRTPSAGIYLCSASASPGPGVHGLGGWHAALSALRHTFGITSTPSLAP; encoded by the coding sequence ATGACTCAGCTCGATGCGGTGGTCGTGGGAAGCGGCCCGAACGGACTGGCGGCTGCCGTGACCCTGGCGAGGGCGGGGCTCTCGGTCGAGCTCTTCGAACGCAACGCAACGATCGGCGGCGGAATGCGCACGTCCGAGCTGACCCTCCCCGGCTTCCACCACGACGTGTGCTCCGCTGTGCACCCGCTGGCACTCACCTCGCCCTTCTTCCGCCGGTTCCAGCTCGAGCGCCGAGTCCGCTTCCATGTCCCCGAGCTGTCCTACGCGCACCCGCTCGACGGTGGGCGCGCCGGACTGGCCTTCCGCGACCTGGACCGGACGGTCGACCTCTTGGGGGTGGACGGCGGTCGGTGGAGGTCGCTCTTCGCTCCACTCGTCGAGGAGGTCGACGCGCTGGCGAGGATCAGCGGCTCCTCGCCGTTGCGGATGCCTCGCCATCCCGTGACGGCGTTCCGGCTCGCGGAACGCCTGCTGTGGCAAGGCGGCCCGGCGTGGAATGCGGGTTTTCGCGACGAGATGGCCCCCGCGATGCTGACCGGTGTCTTCGCACATTCGACGCTCTCGTTGCCCCGGCTTGCCGCTGCCGCGACCGGACTCGTCCTCGCCACCGATGCCCATGCCCGCGGCTGGCCCATCCCTGCGGGGGGAAGCCAGGCCATCGCAGACGCTCTGGCGGCCGATTTCGAGGCCAATGGCGGTCGCATCGTGCTCGGTGCGGAGATCCGCAGCCTCGGTGACCTCCCGTCCGCGCGAGCGTACATGTTCGACGTGTCCGCCCGTGGGCTCGCGCGCATCGCAGGCGACGCCCTCCCCGGGCGCTACCGTGCCCGGCTCGAGCGCTTCCGCCACGGCAATGGAATCGCGAAGGTCGACTTCGCGCTCTCCGATCCGGTGCCCTGGGCCGACCCGGAGGTCCGCCGGGCGGGGACGGTCCACCTCGGGGGGCGGCGATCGGCGGTGGCTCGATCGGAGAACGCGGTCGCGCGGGGCCGGCTCGACGATCGTCCGTACGTGCTCGTCTCTCAGCCGAGCGCCTTCGATCCATCGCGTGCGCCGGCCGGTCGCCACGTGCTCTGGGCGTACACCCATGTCCCGGCGCGTTCCCCCGCCGATCGAACGGAGGCGGTCGTCGCGCAGATCGAGCGCTTCGCCCCGGGATTCAAGGACACCATCCTCGCGACGGCCTCGCGCACGGCTGACGATATCGAACGGTACAACCCGAACTATGTCGGCGGCGACATTGCGACGGGGAAGGCGGGCCTCCTCCAGCTGGTCCGTCGGCCTGTCGTCTCACTCGATCCGTGGCGCACGCCGTCCGCGGGGATCTACCTGTGTTCCGCCTCCGCCTCGCCTGGGCCCGGCGTCCATGGGCTCGGCGGGTGGCACGCGGCGCTCAGTGCTCTCCGGCACACGTTCGGGATCACGTCGACGCCCTCGCTGGCGCCGTGA